Proteins from one Microbacterium sp. Root553 genomic window:
- a CDS encoding winged helix-turn-helix transcriptional regulator has protein sequence MREKTARIVQEWTDACDAEISIAVLGGAWKPSILSLLREHEVLRFGELSRLLDEPTARVLTRQLRELEDDGLVIRTVYRQVPPKVEYRLSELGRGSLPLVDALTSWGGSYAEHQRSLLPGASAPFAR, from the coding sequence GTGAGGGAGAAGACGGCGCGCATCGTGCAGGAGTGGACGGACGCCTGCGATGCGGAGATCTCGATCGCGGTGCTCGGCGGCGCATGGAAGCCCAGCATCCTCAGCCTGCTGCGCGAGCACGAGGTGCTGCGGTTCGGCGAGCTGAGCCGCCTGCTTGACGAGCCGACGGCTCGCGTTCTGACCCGCCAGCTGCGCGAGCTCGAAGACGACGGCCTCGTCATCCGCACGGTGTACCGACAGGTGCCGCCCAAGGTCGAGTACCGGTTGAGCGAGCTCGGCCGTGGATCCCTGCCGCTCGTCGACGCGCTGACGTCGTGGGGCGGGAGCTATGCCGAGCACCAGCGGAGCCTGCTGCCGGGAGCGAGCGCTCCGTTCGCTCGCTGA
- the argG gene encoding argininosuccinate synthase yields the protein MSKVLQSLPVGERVGIAFSGGLDTSVAVAWMRDKGAVPYTYTGDLGQYDEDDIASIPGRALEYGAEASRLVDCKTALVEEGLVALSCGAFHIRSGGKTYFNTTPLGRAVTGTMLVRAMKEDGVDIWGDGSTYKGNDIERFYRYGLLANPRLRVYKPWLDADFVTELGGRKEMSEWLVAHDFPYRDSVEKAYSTDANIWGATHEAKTLEHLNVSLETVDPIMGVKFWDPSVAIETEDVSVTFDAGRPVALNGVEYTDPVALVMEANTIGGRHGLGMSDQIENRIIEAKSRGIYEAPAMALLFIAYERLVNGILNEDTLATYHESGRRLGRLMYEGRWLEPQSLMLRESIQRWVGLTISGTVTVRLRRGDDWTIVDTTSPNLSYGPEKLSMERVGDAAFGPVDRIGQLTMRNLDIADSRSRLEQYAGLGLIGGATGELVGRVTAGESGEITGAVEDVDQALAGAVDTASEGAAFDSGTD from the coding sequence ATGTCCAAGGTCCTCCAGTCACTTCCCGTCGGCGAGCGCGTCGGCATCGCCTTCTCCGGAGGACTCGACACCTCCGTCGCCGTCGCGTGGATGCGCGACAAGGGCGCCGTCCCCTACACGTACACCGGTGATCTCGGCCAGTACGACGAAGACGACATCGCGTCGATCCCCGGCCGCGCGCTGGAGTACGGCGCCGAGGCGTCCCGCCTGGTCGACTGCAAGACCGCGCTGGTCGAAGAGGGCCTCGTCGCCCTGTCGTGCGGCGCATTCCACATCCGCTCCGGCGGCAAGACCTACTTCAACACCACGCCGCTCGGTCGCGCCGTGACCGGCACGATGCTGGTGCGCGCCATGAAGGAGGACGGCGTCGACATCTGGGGCGACGGCTCCACCTACAAGGGCAACGACATCGAGCGGTTCTACCGCTACGGCCTGCTGGCCAACCCCCGCCTGCGCGTCTACAAGCCATGGCTCGACGCCGACTTCGTGACCGAGCTCGGCGGCCGCAAGGAGATGAGCGAGTGGCTCGTCGCCCACGACTTCCCCTACCGCGACTCGGTGGAGAAGGCGTACTCGACCGACGCCAACATCTGGGGGGCGACACACGAGGCGAAGACGCTCGAGCACCTGAACGTCTCGCTCGAGACGGTCGACCCGATCATGGGCGTCAAGTTCTGGGATCCGTCGGTCGCGATCGAGACCGAAGACGTGTCGGTCACCTTCGACGCCGGACGCCCCGTCGCCCTCAACGGCGTCGAGTACACCGATCCGGTGGCCCTCGTCATGGAGGCGAACACCATCGGCGGACGCCACGGCCTCGGCATGAGCGACCAGATCGAGAACCGCATCATCGAGGCGAAGTCGCGCGGCATCTACGAGGCACCTGCCATGGCGCTGCTGTTCATCGCGTACGAGCGCCTCGTGAACGGCATCCTGAACGAAGACACCCTGGCCACGTATCACGAGTCGGGTCGTCGCCTGGGTCGCCTGATGTACGAGGGACGCTGGCTCGAGCCGCAGTCCCTCATGCTGCGCGAGTCGATCCAGCGGTGGGTCGGTCTCACGATCTCGGGAACCGTCACCGTGCGTCTGCGCCGCGGCGACGACTGGACGATCGTCGACACCACCTCGCCAAACCTGTCGTACGGCCCCGAGAAGCTGTCGATGGAGCGTGTCGGCGACGCAGCCTTCGGCCCGGTCGACCGCATCGGCCAGCTCACCATGCGCAACCTCGACATCGCCGACTCGCGGTCCCGCCTCGAGCAGTACGCCGGCCTCGGCCTGATCGGCGGCGCCACCGGCGAGCTCGTCGGCCGCGTCACCGCGGGTGAGTCCGGGGAGATCACCGGCGCGGTCGAAGACGTCGACCAGGCGCTCGCGGGCGCGGTGGACACCGCCTCTGAGGGTGCGGCCTTCGACTCCGGCACCGACTGA
- a CDS encoding TetR/AcrR family transcriptional regulator: MTTRAPRRDSVENRAGILDAARETLAADPRASIDVIARSAGLSRRTLYGHFDDREALIRELISVGAQRFNAIAESVTDADARIALARLAARLWQEASHVQVAAALALDEAHVQHTADALAPLRRTVSALARRGQDDGSFRTDIAAPTLARLIEEVARTVVSRTDAASIGAENLAVRTLLSIAGLSWRDADDLLTAHPEIIGSERVDA; the protein is encoded by the coding sequence ATGACCACCCGTGCTCCCCGTCGCGATTCCGTCGAGAACCGTGCCGGAATCCTCGATGCGGCCCGAGAGACCCTCGCCGCCGATCCCCGCGCCTCGATCGACGTCATCGCCCGCAGCGCCGGCCTCTCCCGCCGCACTCTGTACGGGCACTTCGACGACCGCGAGGCGCTGATCCGCGAGCTCATCTCGGTGGGCGCGCAGCGCTTCAACGCGATCGCCGAGTCCGTGACCGACGCCGACGCGCGCATCGCGCTCGCCCGGCTCGCAGCCAGGCTCTGGCAGGAGGCGTCCCACGTGCAGGTCGCTGCGGCCCTCGCCCTCGACGAGGCGCACGTGCAGCACACCGCCGACGCCCTCGCGCCGCTTCGTCGCACCGTCTCGGCCCTCGCCCGACGCGGTCAGGACGACGGCAGCTTCCGCACCGACATCGCCGCACCGACGCTCGCACGCCTTATCGAAGAGGTCGCCCGCACAGTCGTATCCCGCACCGATGCCGCGAGCATCGGCGCCGAGAACCTCGCCGTGCGCACGCTCCTCAGCATCGCGGGGCTGTCCTGGCGCGATGCCGACGACCTGCTGACCGCGCATCCCGAGATCATCGGATCCGAGCGGGTCGACGCATGA
- a CDS encoding YhgE/Pip domain-containing protein codes for MKVPSMIAAELRRLTASKMGIIALIALVCVPILYGGLYLWANQDPYAKFPDVPVALVVDDEGAATPTTGTDAPTGETVNYGEDVADNLIEGNAFDWQRMSDDEAASALREGTVDFAVTIPTDFSAALTSASGDDPHQARIELETNDANNYLASSMGTQAVEKIRSSVAEMVGSEAAERLLTGLSEVRDKLVTAVDGATQLTDGANTAATGSATLADGTAQLADGTAQLATGAQTLAGGAQTLASGAQTLASGAQQVSDGNRQLADVADRAGNAVQQAANALPQVRTDIANALTAQGLTPDEVDQVLAKLDPLGTRLQEGNAQVQGAVGKVDQLAAGAASVASGAADLASGAGTLASGAGTLASGAGTVATGAASANDGAAQLRDGLGTLASGTAELRDGLSDGVAQIPVSTPELRTQQADTIADPVKVSSDKVASAEDYGAGLAPFFAALSAWIGIYALFLIVKPISRRAVTALHSPLRVTLAGWLTPAMLGALQMVGLMGILAITLGFTFNNPIGTLGVMVFASATFAAIILMLNVWLGSVGQFLGLVLMVLQLVTAGGTFPWQTLPAPLAALHHVLPLGYVVDAMRQLMYGGNLGRAGWDIVVLGIWLVGALLLAAIGVTRMTHRRTLRDLQPSLIG; via the coding sequence ATGAAGGTCCCCTCCATGATCGCCGCCGAGCTGCGGCGACTCACCGCGAGCAAGATGGGCATCATCGCGCTGATCGCGCTCGTGTGCGTGCCGATCCTCTACGGCGGGCTCTACCTCTGGGCCAATCAGGACCCGTATGCCAAGTTCCCCGACGTCCCCGTCGCGCTCGTCGTCGACGACGAGGGCGCTGCGACCCCCACCACGGGGACGGATGCTCCGACCGGCGAGACCGTCAACTACGGCGAGGATGTCGCCGACAACCTCATCGAGGGCAACGCCTTCGACTGGCAGCGCATGTCGGACGACGAGGCCGCGAGCGCCCTGCGCGAGGGCACGGTCGACTTCGCGGTGACGATCCCCACGGACTTCTCCGCCGCGCTGACCTCGGCATCCGGCGACGACCCCCATCAGGCGCGGATCGAGCTCGAGACGAACGATGCCAACAACTACCTCGCCTCGTCGATGGGCACCCAGGCGGTCGAGAAGATCCGCAGCTCGGTCGCCGAGATGGTCGGGAGCGAGGCCGCGGAGCGGCTGCTCACCGGATTGAGCGAGGTGCGCGACAAGCTGGTCACAGCCGTCGACGGCGCGACTCAGCTGACGGACGGTGCCAACACCGCGGCGACCGGCAGCGCGACCCTCGCCGACGGCACGGCGCAGCTCGCAGACGGCACGGCGCAGCTCGCGACCGGCGCACAGACGCTCGCCGGCGGGGCGCAGACGCTCGCGAGCGGTGCGCAGACGCTAGCCAGCGGCGCACAGCAGGTCAGCGACGGCAATCGTCAGCTCGCCGACGTCGCCGACCGCGCGGGCAACGCGGTCCAGCAGGCCGCGAACGCGCTGCCCCAGGTGCGCACCGACATCGCGAACGCCCTGACCGCGCAGGGGCTCACCCCCGATGAGGTCGACCAGGTCCTCGCGAAACTCGACCCGCTCGGCACCCGCCTGCAGGAGGGCAACGCGCAGGTGCAGGGGGCCGTCGGCAAGGTCGACCAGCTCGCCGCCGGCGCAGCATCCGTCGCCTCCGGAGCCGCCGACCTCGCCTCGGGCGCCGGTACGCTCGCCTCGGGCGCCGGCACGCTCGCCTCCGGCGCCGGCACCGTCGCGACGGGCGCGGCATCCGCGAACGACGGTGCCGCACAGCTGCGCGACGGACTCGGCACGCTCGCCTCCGGCACGGCCGAGCTGCGCGACGGACTCTCCGACGGGGTCGCGCAGATCCCCGTCTCCACCCCCGAGCTGCGCACCCAGCAGGCCGACACCATCGCCGACCCGGTGAAGGTCTCCAGCGACAAGGTCGCCTCCGCCGAGGACTACGGTGCAGGCCTCGCGCCGTTCTTCGCCGCGCTCTCGGCATGGATCGGCATCTACGCACTGTTCCTCATCGTCAAGCCGATCTCCCGTCGCGCCGTCACCGCGCTGCACTCGCCGCTGCGCGTCACCCTGGCGGGGTGGCTCACCCCGGCGATGCTCGGCGCCCTGCAGATGGTGGGGCTCATGGGCATCCTGGCCATCACGCTCGGCTTCACGTTCAACAACCCGATCGGCACGCTCGGGGTGATGGTCTTCGCCTCCGCGACCTTCGCCGCCATCATCCTGATGCTGAACGTGTGGCTCGGCTCGGTGGGGCAGTTCCTCGGTCTGGTGCTCATGGTGCTGCAGCTCGTCACCGCGGGCGGCACCTTCCCGTGGCAGACGCTGCCCGCCCCTCTGGCCGCCCTTCATCATGTGCTCCCGCTCGGTTACGTCGTCGATGCGATGCGGCAGCTGATGTACGGCGGCAACCTGGGCCGGGCCGGCTGGGATATCGTGGTGCTCGGCATCTGGCTCGTCGGCGCGCTGCTGCTCGCGGCGATCGGCGTGACGCGGATGACGCATCGGAGAACGCTGCGCGATCTGCAGCCGAGCCTGATCGGCTGA